The sequence CGATGCGAAGGGCTCGTCCATCAGAAGGATTTCGGGGTTCACGGCAAGTGCCCGGGCGAGGTTCACCCGCTGCTGCATGCCGCCGGAAAGCTCGTGAGGGTAGTGGCTCTCGAAGCCGCGCAAGCCGACGATCTGCGTGTACTTGTCACAAATCTCGCGCTTCTCGGTGGCGGACATTCCGCGGTCGTTCTCGATGCCGAACTGGATGTTGTCGGTAACGTTCCGCCACGGCAGCAGCAGGGCCTGCTGGAACACCACGGCCTTGTTGGGCGTGGGGCCGGCCACCTCGTCCCCGTCGAGAAGGATGCGGCCCCTGGTGGGGGGGAGCAGTCCGTGGATCATGTGCAGCATGGTGGTCTTGCCGCATCCGCTGGGACCCACGAACGAATAGAACGTCCCGGGGCGGAGATCCATGTCGATGCCGCCCACGGCATGGACGGTCTCCCCGGTGGGTTTCATGAAAGTCTTGTGGACTTGTTCTACCTGAATCGATGATGACACGAACTACTCCTGTAATGTGGAATCACGCCACGGCGCCATCCTTCGCTCGATCACCAGGATGACCTGGTTGAGCACGACGCCGGTGCCGGCGAGCATGGCCGCGCACGACATCATGAGCGGCATGTTGAAGGTATCCAGTCCCTTGAAAAGCTGATAGCCGAGTCCCGCATACGCGCCGAAATACTCTCCCACGACGACTCCCACGATCCCGCGGGAGATGCCGAGGCGCAGCCCCGTAACGATGTAGGGGAGTGAACCCGGAATGAGGATCTTGTAAAGGACCTGCCTCTGGGGGATGCAGAACGAGTTGGCCAGGGTCTGGAACTCCTTGCCGACGCTCATAACCCCGGTATAGGTGTTCAGGACGATGGGCACGACCGCGGTGATGAGGACGATGACGATCTTGGCCGTGAGGTCCACGCCGAACCATATGATGATGAGCGGCGCCAGGGCCACGGACGGTGTGGCATAGACCGCGCTGAGCCAGGGATCGAAGAATTCGCGGAATACCCGGCTGATCCCGAAGATCATCCCGAGACCGATGCCCACGACGGCGGCCACGCCGAATCCCCAGAAGAACTCGATGCCGCTGATGTACAGATCGTCAAGGATCTCGCCGCTGGCGAACAGGCCGTAGGTGTAGGTAACCACCCGCCACGGGCCCACGAAGAACAACTCGCTGTTGACCTGCCAGTCGGCGAATGACCAGAACAGCCCCACGACGGTGAGGCCGAAGATGGCGTTCAGCCATCTTCGCTGCTGCTGATAGATGCTTGACAAGGCTTCCATGGCTCTGCTTCCGGCTCTCTTGCTTAGACCAAAGTCTTTCTGTAAGGCGTGGCCCAGCGCTCGACGCCCTTCAGGATCTCGTTGCCCGCGATGCCCATGATGGTCAGGAGCGAGATGCCCACCATCATCTCGGCCACGTGGAACGTCTGGGTCGCGTGGTCGATCATGTAGCCGATACCGGCCTCGGCCCCGAACAGCTCCGCCACCATGATGGTCACCACCGACCGGGAGTAGCCCAACCTCAGCCCCGCGATCAGGAACGGCAGCGACCCCGGTATGATGATCTTGGTCAGCATGGCCCAGAACGAAATGTTGAAGGCCCGTCCCAGCATGCGATACTCACCCTGGACGTTCTTGATGCCGGCCTGGGTGTTGATGATCACGGGGAACACCGAGGCGAGGGTGATGACGCCGACCTTGGAGGCGATGCCGAGGCCCAGCCATATGATGAACAGCGGTGCCGCCACCGAACGCGGTGTGGCGTAGAGGCCCACCAGGATGGGGGAGAACATTTCGTCCAGGGTCCTGCTGAAAGCCACCGCCGCGCCGATGACGACTCCCAGGATCATGGCGAGACTGAAGCCGTAGATCAGCTCGGTGCCGCTGTAGTTGATGTTCTCCCAGAACCGCGGCTCATACACCAGCACGGTGAATTCGACGGCCACTGCCACCGGGCCGGTGAAGAAGTCGGGATCGTCGAAGATGTAGTCGATGAACTCCCACGTCAACAGGGCCAGGATCACCGACAAGAAGAAGTTGATGCCGATGCGGTGGCGGTTGTAGACACCTTTCACCGACGCGACAAACGACGAATCCTGGGACTCTTCAAGGGGTATCTCTTGGCTCTTGCTCATGGAATCCAGATGGGTGTGGAGATAGGGCTCTTCCGGGGCTCCGCCCCAATCAAACCCTGCCTCATACGGGTATTGGTGTGGGTTGTCAAGTGGTTTTACGCTACTACGACTTCGTCCACCTCGTCCACCTCCGCCAGCCTCACGCGCACGTCTCCGTCCTTCCGCAGGTCCACCTCCTTGCCGACGAACCGGGCCTCGATGGGCAGCTCGCGCCCGCCCCGGTCCACCAGCACCGCCAGGAAAATGGCCCGGGGCCGCCCCAAGGCCATGAGGTGATCCACCGCGGCGCGCGCCGTGCGTCCGGTATGGAGCACGTCGTCGAACAGGATCAGGGTCTTGTCGCTGACCTCGAAGGAAATATGGGTGCCGTCGATGCGCCCCTCCGGCAGGAGCGTGTTCAGGTCGTCGCGGTAGAGCGTGATGTCCAGTTCGCCCACCGCCACCGGCAGGTCGTGCTTCTCTTTGAGCACGTGCGCCACCCGCCGGGCCAGCGTCGGCCCGCGCGTGCGAACGCCGATGAACGCCAGCGAGGCGGCCGCGCCGTATTCGTCGGCGATGCGCTTGGCGAAACCCGCGACAATTCGCGCGATCTGCGCCGCGCTCAGCACCCGCGTGGTCTTCGGCTTAGATCTTCGCATGGGCGGCTCGCAGCAACGTCTCCACCAGAAGCTGGGTCCCGAGACAGATATCCTCGGGGTCGGTCCATTCCGTGGGATTGTGGCTCACGCCGTTGACGCTGGGGATGAAGATCATGCCCGTGGGGGTGATCTTGGCCATCTGCATGGCGTCGTGCCCCGCGCCCGACGGCATCACCTCGAAGGGCACGCCGCGTTCCTCGCACAGCGCGCGGATGAGCGCGATCACCCGCGGGTGCAGCGCCACCGGCTCCTCGTCCCGGATGGTGACGAGGTCCACCTTCACGGCGCGCTCCCGGGCGATGCGGCGCGCCCGCTTCTTGATCAGCCCGGCCACCTTGCGCTTGGATGCGGCGGTGATG is a genomic window of Deltaproteobacteria bacterium containing:
- a CDS encoding ABC transporter ATP-binding protein encodes the protein MKPTGETVHAVGGIDMDLRPGTFYSFVGPSGCGKTTMLHMIHGLLPPTRGRILLDGDEVAGPTPNKAVVFQQALLLPWRNVTDNIQFGIENDRGMSATEKREICDKYTQIVGLRGFESHYPHELSGGMQQRVNLARALAVNPEILLMDEPFASLDAQTRLLMQEELQRMIDWKNSGKIVVFVTHDIEEAVFLSDVVFCFSFRPGTIMKEIKVPFPTPRTLRVKEEPEFLQIKHDIWELLADEARKAMEE
- a CDS encoding ABC transporter permease, producing MSKSQEIPLEESQDSSFVASVKGVYNRHRIGINFFLSVILALLTWEFIDYIFDDPDFFTGPVAVAVEFTVLVYEPRFWENINYSGTELIYGFSLAMILGVVIGAAVAFSRTLDEMFSPILVGLYATPRSVAAPLFIIWLGLGIASKVGVITLASVFPVIINTQAGIKNVQGEYRMLGRAFNISFWAMLTKIIIPGSLPFLIAGLRLGYSRSVVTIMVAELFGAEAGIGYMIDHATQTFHVAEMMVGISLLTIMGIAGNEILKGVERWATPYRKTLV
- a CDS encoding ABC transporter permease, yielding MEALSSIYQQQRRWLNAIFGLTVVGLFWSFADWQVNSELFFVGPWRVVTYTYGLFASGEILDDLYISGIEFFWGFGVAAVVGIGLGMIFGISRVFREFFDPWLSAVYATPSVALAPLIIIWFGVDLTAKIVIVLITAVVPIVLNTYTGVMSVGKEFQTLANSFCIPQRQVLYKILIPGSLPYIVTGLRLGISRGIVGVVVGEYFGAYAGLGYQLFKGLDTFNMPLMMSCAAMLAGTGVVLNQVILVIERRMAPWRDSTLQE
- the pyrR gene encoding bifunctional pyr operon transcriptional regulator/uracil phosphoribosyltransferase PyrR, with the protein product MRRSKPKTTRVLSAAQIARIVAGFAKRIADEYGAAASLAFIGVRTRGPTLARRVAHVLKEKHDLPVAVGELDITLYRDDLNTLLPEGRIDGTHISFEVSDKTLILFDDVLHTGRTARAAVDHLMALGRPRAIFLAVLVDRGGRELPIEARFVGKEVDLRKDGDVRVRLAEVDEVDEVVVA